In a genomic window of Bradyrhizobium ontarionense:
- a CDS encoding phosphocholine-specific phospholipase C, which translates to MSNTIAHNRREFLRLLGASAATAALGQSIERAHAIPAFNRHGSIEDVKHIVVLMQENRAFDHYFGAMRGVRGFNDPRAVTLPGGNPVWQQPNGAGSVMPFRVDNAGSVYVEDVAHGWNDGQKAWNNGNYDKWVANKGTTTMTCMNRQDLPWHYALADAFTVCDSYFCSVMGPTDPNRYYLWTGWDGNDGKGGGPVITNAEAGYDWTTFPERLEKAGISWKVYQDVGVGLTAAGFWGWTENPWIGNFGDNSLLYFHQYQNSQPGSPLYEKALRGSNIANGGTFENLFDGLRNDVRNGTLPQVSWIAAPEAFSEHPNWLPGPGAWYISKVLDILTSNPELWSKTALLINYDEGGGFFDHVVGPYPAMSQAHGQSTVDVKSDLFAGDGNHVAGPYGLGVRVPMLVVSPWSRGGFVCSEVFDHTSVIRFIERRFHHKAPDLFETNIPAWRRAVSGDLTSAFNFTSPNEGMAPLPSTAGFKPPVADITSGARFDDYHPVPPAKQAIPQQEPGIRPARALPYDLRVDGDADAAQKTFAIRFANPGQAGVCFHVRSGNTASGPWSYTVEAGKSLRGVWDLAASAGQYDLSVHGPNGFFRHFKGGVASTAALVDVDTVHLCEWEDGDDARSLAIALTNKGGSCVVTLADNYTGRSERHRLQRGQRLETQVRLQQTHGWYDLTVTADTDAGFNWQLAGHVENGRPSISDPAMGKIAAT; encoded by the coding sequence ATGTCGAACACTATCGCGCACAACCGGCGCGAGTTCCTGCGGCTGCTCGGAGCGTCGGCCGCGACCGCAGCGCTTGGCCAGAGCATCGAGCGGGCTCACGCCATTCCGGCGTTCAACCGCCACGGCAGCATCGAGGATGTCAAGCACATCGTGGTGCTGATGCAGGAGAACCGCGCCTTCGATCATTACTTCGGCGCGATGCGTGGCGTGCGCGGCTTCAACGATCCGCGCGCCGTGACGCTGCCCGGCGGCAATCCGGTGTGGCAGCAGCCGAACGGCGCCGGGTCGGTGATGCCGTTCCGCGTCGACAACGCCGGCTCGGTCTATGTCGAGGATGTGGCGCATGGCTGGAACGACGGTCAGAAGGCCTGGAACAACGGTAACTACGACAAGTGGGTCGCCAACAAGGGCACCACGACCATGACCTGCATGAACCGGCAGGATCTGCCCTGGCACTATGCGCTGGCGGACGCCTTCACGGTCTGCGATTCCTACTTCTGCTCGGTCATGGGGCCGACCGACCCTAATCGCTATTATCTGTGGACCGGCTGGGACGGCAATGACGGCAAGGGCGGTGGTCCGGTCATCACCAATGCCGAGGCCGGTTACGACTGGACCACGTTTCCGGAGCGTCTGGAGAAGGCCGGCATCTCCTGGAAGGTCTATCAGGACGTTGGCGTCGGTCTGACGGCGGCCGGCTTCTGGGGCTGGACTGAAAATCCGTGGATCGGCAATTTCGGCGACAACTCGCTGCTCTATTTCCACCAGTACCAGAATTCGCAGCCGGGCAGCCCGCTGTATGAGAAGGCGCTGCGCGGCAGCAACATCGCCAATGGCGGCACGTTCGAGAATCTGTTCGACGGGCTTCGCAACGACGTGCGCAACGGCACCTTGCCGCAGGTGTCGTGGATCGCAGCGCCCGAGGCCTTCAGCGAGCATCCGAACTGGCTGCCGGGGCCGGGCGCCTGGTACATCTCCAAGGTGCTCGACATCCTGACCTCGAATCCGGAGCTGTGGAGCAAGACCGCACTGCTCATCAACTATGATGAAGGCGGCGGCTTCTTCGATCATGTCGTCGGTCCGTATCCGGCGATGTCGCAGGCCCATGGCCAGTCGACCGTCGATGTCAAGAGCGATCTGTTTGCCGGCGACGGCAATCATGTCGCCGGTCCCTATGGCCTCGGCGTTCGCGTGCCGATGCTGGTCGTGTCGCCCTGGTCGCGCGGCGGCTTCGTGTGCTCGGAAGTGTTCGACCACACCTCGGTGATTCGTTTCATCGAGCGCCGCTTTCATCACAAGGCGCCCGATCTGTTCGAGACCAACATCCCGGCGTGGCGGCGGGCGGTGAGCGGCGATCTCACCTCGGCCTTCAACTTCACCTCGCCCAACGAAGGCATGGCGCCGCTGCCGAGCACGGCCGGCTTCAAGCCGCCGGTGGCGGACATCACCTCCGGCGCCCGCTTCGACGACTATCACCCGGTGCCGCCGGCCAAGCAGGCGATACCGCAGCAGGAGCCGGGCATTCGCCCGGCGCGCGCGCTGCCCTACGATCTCAGGGTCGACGGCGATGCCGATGCCGCTCAGAAGACGTTCGCGATCCGGTTCGCCAATCCGGGGCAGGCGGGCGTCTGCTTCCACGTCCGCTCCGGCAACACCGCGAGCGGTCCGTGGAGCTACACGGTCGAGGCCGGCAAGTCGCTGCGCGGCGTGTGGGACCTCGCCGCCAGCGCCGGCCAGTATGACCTGTCGGTCCACGGTCCGAACGGCTTCTTCCGCCACTTCAAGGGCGGCGTGGCCTCGACCGCCGCGCTGGTCGATGTCGACACCGTCCATCTCTGTGAGTGGGAAGACGGCGATGATGCACGCAGCCTCGCGATCGCGCTGACCAACAAGGGCGGAAGCTGCGTCGTGACGCTGGCCGACAACTACACCGGGCGCAGCGAACGTCATCGCCTGCAGCGTGGCCAGCGGCTGGAGACTCAGGTCCGTCTGCAGCAGACCCATGGCTGGTACGACCTGACCGTGACCGCCGACACCGACGCCGGCTTCAACTGGCAGCTCGCGGGTCATGTCGAGAATGGTCGGCCCAGCATCAGCGATCCGGCGATGGGCAAGATCGCTGCGACCTGA
- a CDS encoding rhodanese-like domain-containing protein: MPQTITRGIKALLDEANAAIETLSAADAIEAARRDDVVIVDIRDPREIEREGRIPGAFSCTRGMLEFWIDPQSPYAKPVFQEDKMFIFHCAGGLRSALAAKTAQDMGLKPVAHIGGGFAAWREAGGPVEVWAPKKK; this comes from the coding sequence ATGCCCCAGACCATCACTCGCGGCATCAAGGCGCTGCTCGACGAAGCCAATGCCGCGATCGAGACGCTCTCTGCGGCTGACGCGATCGAGGCGGCCAGGCGCGACGATGTCGTGATCGTCGACATCCGGGATCCGCGGGAGATCGAACGCGAGGGCAGGATTCCCGGTGCATTCTCCTGCACCCGCGGCATGCTGGAGTTCTGGATCGATCCGCAGAGCCCCTATGCCAAGCCGGTCTTTCAAGAGGACAAGATGTTCATCTTCCATTGCGCCGGCGGCCTGCGTTCGGCGCTCGCGGCCAAGACCGCGCAGGACATGGGGCTGAAGCCGGTCGCTCATATCGGCGGAGGTTTCGCGGCGTGGCGCGAGGCCGGCGGACCGGTGGAGGTGTGGGCGCCGAAGAAGAAGTAA
- a CDS encoding ATP-binding protein — protein sequence MFLWRRWHDIMFRGVFISITSYGVVGGIGRLLSLATPWIDVGAATDVFDAVLALMSVALIAALLKMLPQILVLPTRITLQKAYAQLEEEIRQRRAAEAMVQRFQEIEANEAQVRQAQKMEAIGQLTGGVAHDFNNILTVITGTIEILADAVKDKPQLAGIANMISAAADRGADLTRHLLAFSRRQPLQPRATDINALVVEAGRLLRPTLGEQIEIESMLAYDSAPALIDPSQLSTAILNLALNARDAMPEGGKLTLETKNVTLDDDYAQLNRDAKPGSYVMIAVSDTGQGIPAALLHKVFEPFFTTKDVGKGSGLGLSMVYGFVKQSNGHVKIYSEEGHGTTVKLYLPRAAGAPELPAADTSRPAVARGDETILIVEDDALVRDYVVAQVRRLGYRTLAASNAAEGLVLIDNPERIDLLFTDVIIPGGMNGRQLAIEAAKRRPGLKVLYTSGYTENAIVHHGRLDADVLLLAKPYVSADLARMIRTALEA from the coding sequence ATGTTCCTGTGGCGGCGCTGGCATGACATCATGTTCCGCGGCGTCTTCATCTCGATCACGTCGTATGGCGTGGTCGGCGGCATCGGGCGCCTGCTCTCGCTCGCCACCCCGTGGATCGACGTCGGCGCCGCCACGGACGTCTTCGACGCCGTGCTGGCCCTGATGTCGGTCGCCCTCATCGCCGCGCTGCTGAAGATGCTGCCGCAGATCCTGGTGCTGCCGACCCGCATCACGCTGCAGAAGGCCTATGCGCAGCTCGAGGAGGAGATCCGGCAGCGCCGCGCCGCCGAGGCCATGGTCCAGCGCTTTCAGGAGATCGAGGCCAACGAGGCCCAGGTCCGCCAGGCGCAGAAGATGGAGGCGATCGGCCAGCTCACCGGCGGCGTCGCGCATGACTTCAACAACATCCTGACCGTCATCACCGGAACGATCGAGATCCTCGCCGACGCGGTCAAGGACAAGCCGCAGCTTGCCGGCATCGCCAACATGATCAGCGCCGCCGCCGACCGCGGCGCCGACCTGACCCGGCATCTGCTCGCCTTCTCGCGCCGGCAGCCGCTGCAGCCGCGCGCGACCGACATCAATGCGCTCGTCGTCGAGGCGGGCCGTCTGCTGCGCCCCACGCTCGGCGAGCAGATCGAGATCGAATCGATGCTGGCCTATGACAGCGCGCCGGCGCTGATCGACCCGAGCCAGCTCTCGACGGCGATCCTCAACCTCGCGCTGAATGCGCGCGACGCGATGCCCGAGGGCGGCAAGCTGACCCTGGAGACCAAGAACGTCACTCTCGACGACGACTATGCGCAGCTGAACCGCGATGCCAAGCCCGGGAGTTACGTCATGATCGCGGTCAGCGACACCGGCCAGGGCATTCCCGCCGCGCTGCTCCACAAGGTCTTCGAGCCGTTCTTCACCACCAAGGACGTCGGCAAGGGCTCGGGCCTCGGGCTGAGCATGGTCTATGGCTTCGTCAAGCAGTCGAACGGCCACGTCAAGATCTACAGCGAGGAAGGTCACGGCACCACGGTGAAGCTCTATCTGCCGCGGGCCGCCGGCGCGCCGGAGCTGCCTGCCGCCGACACCAGCCGGCCGGCTGTCGCACGCGGCGACGAGACCATCCTGATCGTCGAGGACGACGCGCTGGTGCGCGACTACGTCGTCGCGCAGGTGCGCCGCCTCGGCTATCGCACGCTCGCTGCGAGCAACGCCGCCGAGGGCCTGGTGCTGATCGACAATCCCGAGCGCATCGATCTGCTGTTCACCGACGTGATCATCCCCGGCGGCATGAACGGCCGCCAGCTCGCCATCGAGGCCGCGAAGCGACGCCCTGGCCTGAAAGTGCTGTACACCTCCGGCTACACCG
- a CDS encoding vWA domain-containing protein, with amino-acid sequence MFLQFFTALRDAQVPVSLREYLTLMEAVDADLAEHSVENFYYLSRTALVKDERNLDKFDRVFGTVFKGLENLLDAMEKAEIPEEWLKKLAEKYLTEEEKKQIEAMGWDKLMETLKKRLEEQKGRHQGGSKWIGTAGTSPFGAYGYHPEGVRIGQDKNRNNRAVKVWDRREFKDLDGNVELGIRNIKVALRRLRKFARTGAPDELDLDTTIRETASHGYLDVHMRPERRNAVKVLVFFDIGGSMDSHVAQVEELFSAAKTEFKHMEYFYFHNCLYEGVWKQNKRRFSDRTPTWDVLHKYPHDYKVVFVGDASMSPYEIMVPGGSVEHVNEEPGSVWLDRVIRTYPHAVWLNPVAQKHWDYSESTTLIRRIFSERMYPITIEGLEGAMKELVR; translated from the coding sequence ATGTTCCTGCAATTCTTCACAGCACTGCGCGACGCGCAGGTCCCGGTCTCCTTGCGTGAATATCTCACGCTGATGGAGGCTGTTGACGCCGATCTCGCCGAGCACTCGGTCGAGAACTTCTACTATCTGTCGCGAACGGCGCTGGTGAAGGACGAGCGCAATCTGGACAAGTTCGATCGTGTCTTCGGTACCGTGTTCAAGGGCCTGGAGAACCTTCTCGATGCGATGGAGAAGGCTGAGATCCCCGAGGAGTGGCTGAAGAAGCTGGCCGAAAAATACCTCACCGAGGAGGAAAAGAAGCAGATCGAGGCCATGGGCTGGGACAAGCTCATGGAGACCCTGAAGAAGCGCCTGGAAGAGCAGAAGGGTCGCCATCAGGGCGGCAGCAAATGGATCGGCACCGCCGGCACCTCGCCGTTCGGGGCCTATGGCTACCACCCCGAAGGCGTGCGCATCGGCCAGGACAAGAACCGCAACAACCGCGCCGTGAAGGTGTGGGACCGCCGCGAGTTCAAGGATCTCGACGGCAATGTCGAGCTCGGCATCCGTAACATCAAGGTGGCGCTGCGCCGCCTGCGCAAGTTCGCCCGCACCGGCGCGCCCGACGAGCTCGACCTCGACACCACGATCCGCGAGACCGCCAGCCACGGCTATCTCGACGTGCACATGCGGCCCGAGCGGCGCAACGCGGTCAAGGTGCTGGTGTTCTTCGACATCGGCGGCTCGATGGACTCCCATGTCGCGCAGGTCGAAGAGCTGTTCTCGGCTGCAAAGACCGAATTCAAGCACATGGAATATTTCTACTTCCACAACTGCCTCTACGAGGGCGTGTGGAAGCAGAACAAGCGGCGATTTTCCGACCGGACGCCGACCTGGGACGTGCTGCACAAATACCCGCACGACTACAAGGTGGTGTTCGTCGGCGACGCCTCGATGTCGCCTTACGAAATCATGGTGCCCGGCGGCTCGGTCGAGCACGTCAACGAGGAGCCGGGTTCGGTGTGGCTCGATCGCGTCATCCGCACCTATCCGCACGCGGTGTGGCTCAACCCGGTGGCGCAGAAGCACTGGGACTATTCGGAATCCACCACGCTGATCCGCCGCATCTTCTCCGAGCGCATGTATCCGATCACGATCGAGGGCCTGGAAGGGGCGATGAAGGAGCTGGTGCGGTAG
- a CDS encoding ATP-binding protein — MTVAIEMGQTAAGSPAALDLEELLATRLLVQGNSGSGKSHLLRRLLEQSAPWVQQTIIDPEGDFVTLAERFGHLVIAAEDHTERALQVAGERARIHRVSTVLNLEGLDAENQMRRAAAFLNGLFEISRDHWYPMLVVVDEAQLFAPAVAGEVSDEARKASLGAMTNLMCRGRKRGLAGVIATQRLAKLAKNVAAEASNFLMGRTFLDIDMARAADLLGMERRQAEAFRDLERGQFMALGPALSRRPLGLRIGPTDTKPRNATPRLMPLPEASLEDARAVILAAPPPETTARPQRKPQPELLDQLMAAKSAALELRPEPPPPEVSEEELAERRARVERVLRAVLAEPDAGFRAVGVLYQEFVVRCRIEGLGTAVPDLNDFRRMLTRARAGLGGDDAADDAGWQDVSLRASLLPEDMQGVFMMIARAAKDGRPCPSDAAIARAYGSHSLRRAQRLLTYIEDQGLIVCQLDGAGRRIVTLVELAWATAPGDPNADDATPEGLVASSS, encoded by the coding sequence ATGACCGTTGCAATCGAGATGGGGCAGACGGCGGCGGGATCGCCTGCGGCCCTGGACCTCGAGGAACTCTTGGCGACCCGCCTCCTCGTGCAGGGCAATTCCGGCTCCGGCAAATCGCATCTGCTGCGACGGCTGCTGGAGCAGAGCGCGCCCTGGGTGCAGCAGACGATCATCGATCCCGAGGGCGACTTCGTCACGCTGGCCGAGCGCTTCGGCCATCTCGTGATCGCGGCCGAGGACCACACCGAGCGCGCCCTGCAGGTCGCCGGCGAGCGGGCCCGCATCCACCGCGTCTCCACCGTGCTCAACCTCGAGGGGCTCGACGCCGAGAATCAGATGCGCCGCGCGGCCGCCTTTCTCAACGGCCTGTTCGAAATTTCGCGCGACCACTGGTACCCGATGCTCGTCGTCGTCGACGAGGCCCAGTTGTTCGCGCCGGCCGTCGCCGGCGAGGTCTCCGACGAGGCGCGCAAGGCCTCGCTCGGCGCGATGACCAACCTGATGTGCCGCGGCCGCAAGCGCGGGCTCGCCGGCGTGATCGCCACGCAGCGGCTGGCGAAGCTTGCCAAGAACGTCGCGGCCGAGGCCTCGAACTTTCTGATGGGCCGCACCTTCCTCGACATCGACATGGCCCGCGCCGCCGACCTGCTCGGCATGGAGCGGCGCCAGGCCGAGGCCTTTCGCGACCTCGAGCGCGGCCAGTTCATGGCGCTCGGCCCCGCGCTGTCGCGCCGGCCGCTGGGCCTGCGCATCGGTCCCACCGACACCAAGCCACGCAATGCGACGCCGCGGCTGATGCCGCTGCCGGAGGCATCGCTCGAGGACGCCCGCGCGGTGATCCTCGCGGCGCCGCCGCCCGAGACGACCGCGCGGCCGCAGCGCAAGCCGCAGCCGGAGCTGCTCGACCAGCTGATGGCGGCGAAGTCCGCCGCACTCGAGCTGCGCCCCGAGCCGCCGCCCCCTGAAGTCAGCGAGGAGGAGCTCGCCGAGCGCCGCGCCCGTGTCGAGCGCGTGCTGCGCGCGGTGCTGGCCGAGCCCGACGCCGGCTTCCGCGCCGTCGGCGTGCTGTACCAGGAATTCGTCGTCCGCTGCCGCATCGAGGGGCTGGGCACGGCCGTGCCCGACCTCAACGACTTCCGCCGCATGCTGACGCGTGCGCGGGCCGGCCTCGGCGGCGACGATGCGGCCGACGACGCAGGCTGGCAGGACGTGTCGCTGCGCGCCTCGCTGCTCCCTGAGGACATGCAGGGCGTGTTCATGATGATCGCCCGCGCCGCCAAGGACGGACGGCCCTGCCCCAGCGACGCGGCGATCGCCCGCGCCTACGGCTCGCATTCGCTGCGCCGCGCCCAGCGCCTGCTGACCTATATCGAGGACCAGGGCCTCATCGTCTGCCAGCTCGACGGTGCCGGCCGGCGCATCGTGACCCTGGTCGAGCTCGCATGGGCGACGGCGCCCGGCGATCCCAATGCCGACGACGCAACCCCCGAAGGTCTCGTCGCTTCCTCGTCGTGA
- a CDS encoding GlsB/YeaQ/YmgE family stress response membrane protein: MGILAALIIGAIAGWLAGLIVRGAGFGLIGNMVIGIIGALVASYVLPALHIALASGTLGAILDATVGAVIVLVILSLIRRA; this comes from the coding sequence ATGGGTATTCTGGCGGCACTCATCATCGGCGCGATCGCCGGCTGGCTCGCTGGCCTGATCGTCCGCGGTGCCGGTTTCGGCCTGATCGGCAACATGGTGATCGGCATCATCGGCGCGCTGGTCGCAAGCTATGTACTGCCGGCCCTCCACATCGCGCTGGCGAGCGGCACGCTCGGGGCGATCCTCGACGCCACCGTCGGCGCCGTGATCGTGCTCGTGATCCTGTCGCTGATCCGGCGCGCTTGA
- the sseA gene encoding 3-mercaptopyruvate sulfurtransferase gives MTTPDDPLVSTEWLAARLGDPKIKVLDATFKMPGVLPLPKDDYLKAHIPGAVLFDVDEVSDHSNPLPHMYPSAEQFGRDAGRLGVSNADTVVVYDSGGWVAAPRAWWMFLSFGHKDVRVLDGGLKKWMAEGRPVDSGQVTPALGTYSASFDAARVRRIEQMVANLADNAEQVIDARQAPRFAGEVAEPRAGLRSGHIPGSRNLPYAELFDATTGLMKPLDELRKAFATAGVDLAKPIATSCGSGVSAAVLTLALYRLGIRETALYDGSWSEWGLENGPPVATGPA, from the coding sequence ATGACCACTCCCGACGACCCTCTCGTCTCCACCGAATGGCTCGCCGCGCGTCTCGGCGACCCCAAGATCAAGGTGCTCGACGCGACGTTCAAGATGCCGGGCGTCCTGCCGCTGCCGAAGGACGACTATCTCAAGGCGCACATTCCCGGCGCCGTTCTCTTCGACGTCGATGAGGTCTCGGACCATTCCAACCCGCTGCCGCACATGTATCCGAGCGCTGAGCAGTTTGGGCGCGATGCGGGGCGGCTCGGTGTCAGCAATGCCGATACGGTGGTGGTCTACGATTCCGGTGGCTGGGTCGCCGCCCCTCGTGCCTGGTGGATGTTCCTGTCGTTCGGCCACAAGGACGTGCGGGTACTCGACGGCGGCCTGAAGAAGTGGATGGCCGAGGGGCGGCCGGTCGACAGCGGTCAGGTCACGCCGGCGCTTGGCACCTACAGTGCGAGCTTCGACGCAGCGCGCGTGCGCAGGATTGAGCAGATGGTCGCCAATCTCGCTGACAATGCCGAGCAGGTGATCGACGCCCGCCAGGCGCCGCGTTTCGCCGGCGAGGTCGCAGAGCCCCGGGCCGGCCTACGGTCCGGCCACATTCCCGGCAGCCGCAATCTGCCTTATGCGGAGCTGTTCGACGCCACGACCGGCCTGATGAAGCCGCTCGACGAGTTGCGCAAGGCCTTCGCGACGGCCGGCGTCGATCTGGCGAAGCCGATCGCCACGTCCTGCGGCTCCGGCGTGTCGGCAGCCGTTCTGACGCTGGCGCTCTATCGTCTCGGCATCCGCGAGACCGCGCTCTATGACGGCTCCTGGTCCGAATGGGGCCTCGAGAATGGCCCGCCGGTCGCAACCGGGCCGGCCTGA
- a CDS encoding L,D-transpeptidase yields the protein MMIRQILTVCAVAAAGVAVIPFAEAQQVYQTAPGAYSPAPTPYPGDVRGQSPDFDAVDDEDMPGNSAALPPPGPVLSPDDPRYGRPAGAPVYGAAPTGPVMSPDDPRYGRPAGPPPVIYADRPASGQQAYGGAYGNSAPGGDAAAPRPPGAVGGAAAATGAVQPPAGADRPMTVAALPPEEQPDAAPAPLPANLRRQEVDFVTKEPAGTIVVDTPNTYLYLVLGNGRAMRYGVRVGREGFTWTGVQKITKKTEWPDWYPPSEMIERQPYLPRFMAGGPGNPLGARAMYLGSTVYRIHGTNQPSTIGKFVSSGCIGMLNDDVSDLFERVKVGTRVVVMPGGPAPGSTKNMAAAAAGPAQVPVQAQAAVPGTQPATMQPLPPPVTIR from the coding sequence ATGATGATCAGACAAATCCTGACGGTTTGCGCGGTCGCGGCAGCGGGCGTGGCGGTAATTCCGTTTGCCGAGGCACAGCAGGTCTATCAGACCGCCCCGGGCGCCTATTCGCCCGCTCCTACGCCTTACCCGGGCGATGTCCGCGGCCAGAGCCCGGATTTCGACGCGGTCGATGACGAGGACATGCCCGGCAACTCGGCCGCGTTGCCGCCGCCGGGACCGGTGTTGTCGCCCGACGATCCGCGCTACGGCCGTCCTGCCGGTGCGCCGGTTTACGGGGCTGCCCCGACCGGCCCGGTCATGTCTCCGGATGATCCACGCTATGGCCGCCCGGCGGGGCCGCCGCCGGTCATCTATGCCGATCGCCCCGCGTCGGGCCAGCAGGCTTACGGCGGCGCCTATGGCAACAGCGCGCCGGGTGGCGATGCCGCTGCTCCGCGTCCGCCGGGTGCGGTGGGTGGTGCTGCGGCCGCAACTGGTGCCGTGCAGCCGCCGGCCGGCGCTGACCGGCCGATGACGGTGGCCGCGCTGCCGCCCGAAGAGCAGCCGGATGCGGCTCCAGCGCCGCTGCCGGCGAACCTGCGCCGACAGGAGGTCGACTTCGTCACCAAGGAGCCGGCGGGGACGATCGTTGTCGATACGCCCAATACCTATCTCTATCTGGTGCTCGGGAACGGGCGCGCGATGCGCTACGGCGTCCGCGTCGGCCGTGAAGGCTTCACCTGGACCGGCGTGCAGAAGATCACCAAGAAGACCGAGTGGCCGGACTGGTACCCGCCGAGCGAGATGATCGAGCGCCAGCCCTACCTGCCGCGGTTCATGGCCGGTGGTCCGGGCAATCCGCTCGGCGCCCGCGCGATGTATCTCGGTTCGACCGTGTATCGCATCCACGGCACCAACCAGCCGTCGACGATCGGCAAGTTCGTCTCGTCCGGCTGCATCGGCATGCTGAACGACGACGTCTCGGATCTGTTCGAGCGCGTCAAGGTCGGCACCCGGGTGGTCGTGATGCCGGGCGGCCCCGCACCGGGCTCGACCAAGAACATGGCGGCTGCCGCCGCAGGGCCTGCGCAGGTGCCGGTTCAGGCCCAGGCCGCCGTGCCCGGTACCCAGCCCGCGACGATGCAGCCGCTGCCGCCGCCGGTGACCATCCGCTGA
- a CDS encoding response regulator: MPERSLRDRHILIVEDEYMLADELRCAFGGAGGMVLGPVGTVPDALALIKRAGRIEGAVLDVNLHGEMAFPVADLLVERGVPFVFTTGYDESIIPDRFSNILRCEKPIAVDGIMRALGRMVGS, from the coding sequence ATGCCTGAACGCTCGCTTCGCGACCGTCATATCCTCATCGTCGAGGACGAATACATGCTTGCCGACGAGCTGCGCTGCGCATTCGGCGGCGCAGGCGGCATGGTCTTGGGCCCGGTCGGAACCGTCCCTGACGCGCTTGCCCTGATCAAGCGCGCGGGGCGGATCGAAGGCGCCGTTCTCGACGTCAACCTGCACGGCGAGATGGCGTTTCCGGTGGCGGATCTGCTGGTCGAACGCGGCGTCCCCTTCGTGTTCACGACGGGCTACGACGAGTCGATCATTCCAGATCGGTTCTCGAACATTCTTCGCTGCGAGAAGCCGATCGCGGTCGACGGGATCATGCGCGCGCTCGGACGGATGGTCGGAAGCTGA
- a CDS encoding AAA family ATPase: MKFTGTQDYVATDDLKVAVNAAIVLERPLLVKGEPGTGKTVLAEEIAKAVNAPLLTWHIKSTTKAQQGLYEYDAVSRLRDSQLGDSRVSDIKNYIKRGKLWEAFTAEQRPVLLIDEIDKADIEFPNDLLLELDRMEFHVYETNETIKAALRPIVIITSNNEKELPDAFLRRCFFHYIKFPDADTMNRIVDVHFPNIKKRLVEEALRIFFEVRDVPGLKKKPSTSELLDWLKLLLNEDIGPEQLRERDPRKLIPPLHGALLKNEQDVHLFERLAFLSRREV, from the coding sequence ATGAAATTTACCGGCACCCAGGACTACGTCGCCACCGACGACCTCAAAGTGGCCGTCAACGCGGCGATCGTGCTTGAGCGCCCGCTCCTGGTGAAGGGTGAGCCCGGCACCGGCAAGACCGTGCTGGCCGAGGAAATCGCGAAAGCCGTCAACGCGCCGCTGCTCACCTGGCACATCAAGTCGACCACCAAGGCGCAGCAGGGTCTCTACGAATACGACGCGGTGTCGCGGCTGCGCGACAGCCAGCTCGGCGACTCCCGAGTGTCCGACATCAAGAACTACATCAAGCGCGGCAAGCTATGGGAAGCCTTCACCGCCGAGCAGCGCCCGGTGCTGCTGATCGACGAGATCGACAAGGCCGACATCGAATTCCCCAACGATCTGCTGCTCGAGCTCGACCGGATGGAATTCCACGTCTACGAAACCAACGAGACCATCAAGGCCGCGCTGCGCCCGATCGTCATCATCACCTCCAACAACGAGAAGGAGCTGCCGGACGCGTTCCTGCGCCGCTGCTTCTTCCACTACATCAAATTCCCGGATGCCGACACGATGAACCGCATCGTCGACGTCCACTTCCCGAATATCAAGAAGCGGCTGGTCGAGGAGGCGCTGCGCATCTTCTTCGAGGTGCGCGACGTGCCGGGCCTGAAGAAGAAGCCATCGACCTCCGAGTTGCTCGACTGGCTCAAGCTCCTGCTCAACGAGGACATCGGCCCCGAGCAGCTGCGCGAGCGCGACCCGCGCAAGCTGATCCCGCCGCTGCACGGCGCGCTCTTGAAGAACGAGCAGGACGTGCATCTGTTCGAGCGGCTGGCGTTCCTGAGCCGGCGAGAGGTCTGA